DNA sequence from the Nicotiana tomentosiformis chromosome 3, ASM39032v3, whole genome shotgun sequence genome:
GGTTCTTCCTTTCTCCTACTTTCACAATAGCCCATTGCAATGCATTTTTTCTTTATGACTGAAAACAACAGTAGAAATTGTGTAATTCTCAAAAAACAGCCTACGCTCCACCTCCCGCCCCAAGCAATAGAAGGAGAAAGGGGACCGTCTTCATTTCTGCATTTCTATCTTCAAAAAATACCAGCCAACAACCTCTGCGACCACATGTTTAATCCAAGAACAAGCTGAAGCTGGTTGCAGCTTAGGATATCACTCTCTTTTGGATTTTAGAATATTAGAAGTTGGTGGATCAATGAACAGAATCTTGAGTGTGCGTCTCTTTAAGTTTCTACCTCAGCGAGATCTCTCGAAACTCACATGATCCTAGTACTAACTCTTTTCCTTTTGATCAAGATGATCTTTGTACTAACATGTTAGGGCAACATTTAGTACTTGATCTACTATGCTGAGACAATGCACAAAATGTATGAACAACAAGAAATCTGCTGGAAAATACAAGGGAAAAggtaaataaatattatatttattagCAGATAAACAAATAACATGAGTCGTGCTAGATATTCTGATATTGTCCTAAGAAAGGATTAAACATAGTCCAGAACCAAAATGATGCATTTTGACTCAAGACACAAAAATAGGTGGAAAAAACTATTTATGActttttttatatatagcgcaTGTTTTTAATGCGCTATACCTCAAAAacggtcccccccccccccccaacacacaAATTGTTTTTACAAAAATCTATTGGAGCCCACTTTATTCCCTGGAAACTTTTGTCGTTCATATTTTATCGATAAAAGACACGATCCAAGGCTGCCTCGTGGAGTATTACGCGATTTGTGCTCGATTCGGTTGAAAAAACAGCAAATTTTTTCCGTTCAAAAACATCCAAAAATAGGTATTTCGAAACACTCTTTTATTATAAGttgtatatatgtgtgtgtgtgtgtgtatagttAGTTCGCAGTAATGTTTTGCATGATTTTGTGGGTGTTTTTTTACCTGAATTAATTTAATGTTTAGCAATTTTTTTTGAAAGTTGTTTATTATACCATTGTAATAAACATGTTGAATATTTTGTGTTACTTGTTGATTATTTTTATAATTGTACAACAAAAATATGTGCATTTAGTGTAGTATAACAACATGTGATTACTTTTTATCATCATGAATGAGCGGCATGAATTACATGCACCATACCTGACCGCCTTTTCACATTCATGTATAGCGCATGTAATATATGCGCTATACTGAGTCTATCAAATAATAAGCATAGAGCATGTATTTCATGAGCTATACCTTAACAGGGTAACtggccgttaaggtatagcgcattaAAAACATGTGCTATGTATAAAAAGTCGTCAATAGTTTTTTCCACCTATTTTTGTGTCTTGAATCCAAAAATGCatcattttggttccggactttGATTAAACAAGCGTTCCTTTATCCGAGGAAACATGAACAACAAAATTTAAATAACCACCAGCAAGTTATGaatagaaaagaagaaaagatcgAGCAGCTAGTGTTTTGGGGATATCGATTGCAGAGAAAATAAGGCTAGAGAGTAGGTATTATAATGGAGTAATAGTTAGCAACTATTGGTATGTTATGATGAAACCATAAAGAAGGCCAATTTTTGGTGTACTCTCATGGATTAAAAATGTGATTAGCTATTTATAGGATGAGAATCGGTCTCTAATAATGACAATTGACAAGTGTCATCCCACTTGTCCATAACTTTACATACATGATTCCACTTAGCTAATTCACTTAACTGTTCGTCCATAAACTCTCATGCATGAAACCACTTAACTAATCTACTTAGCCATTTGTCTATAAATTCTTATGCATAGAGCCACTTAGCTAAAATATtgccaacaatcccccacatattTCAAAAGATTTTTAAAGAGCAAAGAGTAAAACTTGCTAGATTTGTAGGGTCCAAATGCAATATATTTCTAGCAATCTCTGATAACTCACTCGCGTGTTGTCATGATACAAATCGCACCAAGTCGTGATAACACCTAACCCAACCGGTTAGGCGAACCAGCCAACACAAATACAACTCAAGTGGCGCATGGATTTGGATCAATCCTTCTGGAGTCacatgattacccatgttacatTGGACTATGTGTGCGCAGATTGTGAGAAACTGACAGGTTTCTGGTTCGTTTGAGATATGAGATCTGATTGATTAGTTTTGAGCATAAAGGTGGAAGTTATTGATGTCTTTTGGACTATAAACCAAACTTAGACCGATAAAATTTGACTCACAGAATAATTATTGTTGAAATAGAATATTTATATGACCAATAATTCTTATTTGTAAGTCATTGATTTCATCAATCACATTTTGACCCCTACAATTATGGTGTTCGGCGCGATTTTGCGCGATTGTAATGTTATTATTTCTATGATTTttgttgatggtactgatatattgtctcttttcgtcttcttgagccgagtgtctatcggaaacaacctctctacccctcggagtagaggtaaggtcttcgtatacactaccctccacagaccccacttatggtattttgttgggtcgttgttgttgttgttgacacGATTTTGCGCAAATAGGCCACACATGTGCTTGATTATTCATGAGAACTCTAAAGATTTGATCAAAATCTCATATAGGTGACTTAATCAAGTGTATACTGTTTTAAATACAAATCAAGCAAGTTTTACTCTttattcttgatttttttttaagaaaatatgTGGGGGATTGTTAACAATGTTACAATAATATTTTAGCGAAGTGGCTTCATGCATGAAAGCTTATGGACAAATAGCTAAGTAGATTAGCCAAGTGGCTTCATGCATGAGAGTTTATGGAGAAATAGTTACATAGATTAGTCAAATGGCTTCACGCATAGTAATTATGGACAAGTGCATCACACTTGTCATGATTAGAGGTTTATTCTCATCCTATAAATAGCTAATCATACCCCCATATTTAATGCATCCAAACAGACCAAAAATGAGTCTTCTTTTGGCTTCACCATGACATACCAATAATTACTAATTATTACTCAATTATATACCTATTCTCTCTAGCCTAATTTTCTCCGAAATCAATTTCCGTATAAACACCTAGTTatatcttttcttcttttccattCATAACTTACAGGTTGTTATTAAGTCTTGTTGTTCTTGTTCCCTATGATAGAAGAAGGCTTGTTTAATTTTATGAAACTTTGAAACATTCATTTTGGCAGGGGGTGCCAAATCATTTTAGTCCTCACTGATGCATTAGCAGGACTATCTTATTTACTGTCTTAAGCCATGGCATTGTGGTACATTATTTGATTACAGTATGGGCACAACTTGCATTCCCAGTTACCACTGGCCTCAACTCCTGACATAATTAGTTTTTCATCTGATTTTCCAAATCTTTCATCCGAAGTTGATGAATGGAAAGCTTAATAACTACAAGTTTATTCCATCAATACTCAGATAGAACCATAAAGGcagcttgattttttttttaaatgaaaaataaaagcaCCATAAAGGGCAGTTCATTCTGTTGAGGTTACCATTACACTCTTTTTTAGAAACTCAAACAATTAATACAGATCTTCCTTCAAACGTGGGGGAGCACCTGTATAAACAAACTACCACTATGTATGTTCATATATAGAGGAGATATCACATCGTGGGGCACCATTAGAATCAATACATAGTATAAAGACACAAATACCTTGGATAGAAAAGCATCATAAGCAAGCAAATAATTGCTATCAGGATGATCCTTTGGGACCACTCTCTCATCCACCCAGAAAACGTGCCACTTCGACCAGTCTATTGAATCAATATATGGTGGCTCCACCAATTTCCTGCACAATTGCAACAAACACAAGCATCCAATTAACTTAAACACCAAACCATCCCAAAAAGACTAAGAACGAAGAGAATAAACAATTACCTAAGAGACTTGATAAGTGAACCACCGGAAACAACAACAGAAAAAGAACCTCTCTCTTTGCAAAACTTCTCCGATAAATCAGCTGTGTACTTCGCTAGAGACACGGCAAGTTCCTCTTCAGaatcaaacacttcaactttCCCTTTACTTTTCCCTGTCACAGTCTCAGCCATTGATGATTTAGTTCTAAACTGAGATTTCGTCGAGTTTGTACTCAATACTGAGATTCTCCTATGTGAGAGCGAGCAAAAAAGTGACTTGCCAATAATAGATGCAGAGGTCAACGGCAGAGATCGGCAAAGAGGAGAGAATCGGATAGGTGAGATGCGCAAGTTAGCAGAGACAGAGCGAGAAAAAGAGGCTAAGCGCACTGTGCACTCTGTCATTTTATATAGGAATGGAGAGTGAGAAAGACTGGTCCACTGGCGACTGGGAAAGAAAGAGCGTAGCGTGCTGGAGCTTTTAGGGTAGGTGAGTGAGTACCTGGGGCGTGGCATTCGATGAAAGGGTAGGGATCACTGACTGACACGTGTGCTACTGTCGTTTAACGTAGTTGGTGTTGGTAAAGAACTAAAGATGTTTTGATATGTACTTAAATTTTTATTAtacatcataattaattaattaatatataatttattttaatatttaatttgatCACAATAAATTGGTAATATACTTTGATGAAATTACACAAGATTAGACGAGAGactttgtaatgacccaaccggtcattttaacttttagaacctcgttccctaaaataaaacttctcataggtgcttgtaatgatttataatttgcggggatggttggttcgggatttggaagtgtttgaggtgaaaccggaacatttggttccttaagttggccttaaagtgctaagtgtgacttcggtcaacattttgagaaaacgaccccggaatagaattttgatgattccaacagctctgtatggtgattttggacttaggagcgtattcggaattttatttggaagtccgtagttaaattaggcatgaaatggctaaaaacaagaatttaagtttggaagtttgaccaatgagttgactttttgataccggagtcggaattcagttccgaaaatttttatagctctattatgtgatttatgacttgtgtgtaaaatttgaggtcaatcggagttgatttgataggttccggcattgaatgtagaagttgaaaactcttagtttcattaagcttgaattggggtatgattcatggttttagtgttgtttgatgtgatttagaggttcgactaagttcgtatgatgttttaggacttgttggtatatttggttgaggtcccgagggcttcgggtgagtttcggatggttaacggatcaaaaatttgagttaaaaagctgctgcaatttttcctcttctcttggacattctgggctgtgatcgagcccagatatcgagccagatatcgagcccagggttgatgaGGTataggctcgagctagtgtatcgaagccatgatcgaaggtccagctcgatggccatgatcgaaggcaaggctcgagggccaagatcgagggtcacaatcgaaggctcaagctcgatgccatgattgaggctatgatcgaaggcccaacctcgatgccctgatcgaggccatgaccgaggtccaggctcgagcctatgatcgaagccgcgatcgaggcccagtttgaggaccagttccgaaggctgctagatagttttataaaaagagggcattcgtcccatttgccatttttgacgaacttgagcttgagcagagacaacttttggcagattttcaagggaaaaatattgggataagtgattctaactcggatttggtctacatatacaagtatatcattgttttcacaatttaattagtgttttgagattgaaatttggaaaagtttagaaatctcatagaaacgcaattttgagatttcggagtcggatttgagtgaaactggtatggttggactcgtaattgaataggttgtcggatttcataactttcgccggattccgagatgtgggccccgtgggcgaatttttaattaatttcgggatcttttcttaaaaatatagtattttcttacagaattgattcctataatatttagtgattgtatcaaattattttggctagattcgagccagacggagttggataatcgtggaaaaggccttatagtggattaaattggagcaagacgaggtaagtctcttgtctaatcttgtgagggggaaattatctcataggtgattaaaattaaataattgttgctaattgtggggggctacgtatgcacaaggtgacgagagtctgtgcgtagctactattaatgctaaagtccgggtagtttaggactcaaagcatgccttacttgtgtaaattgtagtctttgatttatttatattaattgatatctatatgaatatattgtgaattgttagataaagatattaaaggatggaaatatcataggcttgattgtttgtttaaatcaattaattgttaaaaaaaattgttctcttcccgaatttaccttataataaatatattctccttccggaggcacatagaaaatgttcttctttcttttgaagcgggccgaacgcctcggcaggatagatgcatctatggatcgcgtcgcacgtccctcggcagtgtatacgacactctggatcggg
Encoded proteins:
- the LOC104086632 gene encoding probable 6-phosphogluconolactonase 4, chloroplastic is translated as MTECTVRLASFSRSVSANLRISPIRFSPLCRSLPLTSASIIGKSLFCSLSHRRISVLSTNSTKSQFRTKSSMAETVTGKSKGKVEVFDSEEELAVSLAKYTADLSEKFCKERGSFSVVVSGGSLIKSLRKLVEPPYIDSIDWSKWHVFWVDERVVPKDHPDSNYLLAYDAFLSKIPIPSGNVYAINDALSAEGAADDYETCLRHLVKSKIVDISDATGFPKFDVMLLGMGPDGHVASLFPGHPLVHEKEKWVAFIKESPKPPPERITFTFPVINSSANIALVVAGAGKADVVHKSLGDSESSDLLPVQMVSPEGELVWFLDKAAASKL